In the Telopea speciosissima isolate NSW1024214 ecotype Mountain lineage chromosome 6, Tspe_v1, whole genome shotgun sequence genome, gatgtgttcaccaaggagctaagtggcaaagtgtttcttcctatcctagtcaagttgggcatgcacaacatatatgctccaacttgagggggagtgttggattatatgggctagaataccgtgggggtattctggacttttttactattttattcttgtttctattatgtgggttttagtcccacattgcttatttgtaattctgtcctctattttcaataatataaataaagagcttggggtgatcattaatcatccaagcattcactcctaattctaatctctcaaCACTTGTCAAACCAGCCCATCCTCATTGTGCTACATGGAATGATGATGTGAtaattctaaccattggattAATAGTACATGGTCTGGATTAGCCATGAGTCAAATTTCAGAGCTTAATTCAGTCAAATACCTTCTTATGTATCAGCATGCATCCCCATGTATGTACATGCAGGCCTACGACACTCCAACCACTACCGTACACTCTCCCATAGTCCTGAATTTTCAAACCTCTATTTTGCAATATGACAAACTCTTTTAGACTGAAATTTTAAATGTGAACAGGGGACCTTGGGTCTACCCGTCTAAAAAATTTGGGCCCATTCAATCTGCCAAGGGGCAGATATTTGGGCCAccttgataagcttatcaagaTGAGCCTTTCTGAAAAGTTTTACcctgatttaaaaaaattaattctatCACAATTTATTGATTGGTAGTTTTGAATATTTCtatatttaccaaaaattttcattttgggaCCCAAACTAAATGAAATTTACAACTAACGAATAAAACAACTCCAGCCCAATTTCTGTTTTAATAGggagaaaattaagaaaaaagaaaagtaacaGATTACTATTTACCTATTTAGATTATTCACTCATTCACCAACAAACACGGAAAAATAAGCACAGctcaatataaagaaaaaaggacTCTCGGGGTTTCTGATTCAAGAAACAAACCTTCTCAGCTTTGCCGAACAGAATCAAATTGGGAGTGATCTAGAGCTCTGTGTACTCCAATAGACAATGCCTCctttcaatgaaaaaaaaacttgcTCACATGAAAGTAAAACCACTGGTCGTCCATGTGACAAATTTCAAGTATGTAATTCAAGGATAgagacctcgaatagagctgattggaggcaaggatccatgtagccgaccccatttagttgggataacaCTGAGTTGTTGTAATTCAAGGATAGAGAAGACAAGAATAAGGGACTTAGATAAGAAAATGAGATCTACATCCAGCAGAAGCCACCTCCATGGGAAAAAAGGGActacaaacaaaataaaaataaaacttggtTTTCAgaggagacggagaagaagattttGGGATCATGAAAGTGGAGTTCGTGGTTGTGAACTTACAATTAATTCTTAGATGGGAGAAGCTCCTATTGGTTCAGATAGCCAAATAGGCTTCTAtctctctattttctatttgtttttcttttgtttctccttTGTGTGTTTAAAAGAAGGCCTGTTAGCATAATACTTTTCAGGATTAATACTGTTGAATTGAGcccatatggacttgtgatctctAAGCCTTGTTTGTACATAACCAAATAACAGAAAAACTTTCTGTCTAAGAACTTCAAAGATGCTCCTCTGCATGTGTAATCAATGAATCTGCAAGACATGGATAGAGATCTTTAATCCTGATAACAAGGATCAAGGTGCTGACCAACAGCTGATTGCTTGCAACTGAACTGCAACCCTATGATTCCCAAGCTAGGGGCATTGTTCAATGGATATAAAATCATCATCTAACCCAAAAGACTTCAACTGTTTGTCCATTCCAAGCAATAAAAAGATGAGTTCCTTGATTAGAAAATGAGACCTATCTCCCACAACAAATTCCCGAATAACACCATCAACTTCAATCAAGCTACATCCAGGCACCTTCCTcactttcttctcttccatccCCTTCCTCACCTTTGCCACATCTTCCCACTGATTAGCTGAGGCATACATGTTAGATAAAAGAACATGGACCCCACCATGGTCAAGACTCCGTCTAGACAAGCTCTCAACGATTTCTTTTCCCAATTCAACATCACCATGCATTCTACAAGCATTGAGTAATGCACCTAAGACATATGAGTCAGGCTCCATGGGCATATCTCTCACCACTCTATCTGCTTCTTCCAGCAATCCTGCTCGCCCCAATAGATCTACCAGGCATCCATAGTGCTCCacccctggatcaatcccataAGTTGTACTCATGCTTTTGAAAAATCTCATCCCTTCTTCCACCAACCCCATTCTACTGCATGCACTTAATAAACATATAAACGTAACTTCATTAGGCTTAATTCCTTCCTTCTGCATCTTACCAAATAACATAATAGCACTTGCACTCTGGCCATGGTTCGCAAGGCCTGAAATCATTGATGTAAAAGCAAAGACATCTCTCTCAGGCATCTCATTGAAGACCTGAAGAGCAGTATCTATGCACCCACACTTTGCAAACATGTCAATAAGAGAAGTACCCAGAATTGTATCCAATTCCATTGCATTTCTATTCACGTAAGTATGAATCCATCTTCCTTGATCCAAAGCCCCAAGAAAAGCACAGGCCAAGAGTGCACCAACAATCCCAGCATGGTTAGGTTGGAAGCCGGAAAGTTGCATCTCATTAAAAAGTTCAAGAGCCTCTATAAACATACCAACTTGAGCATAACCAGAGATCAAAGCACTCCAAGAAACAGCATTCCTTTCAGGCATCTCAATAAACAATCTCCGTGCAACTTCAAGTTCTCCAGATTTTGCATAGCCATTAATCATTGTGGTCCATGAAATCACATCAAGATTTAAACTCATGTCAAACAATTTACGAGCCAAAGCAACACAATTACAAGTAGCATACAAATGGATCAAACCATTTTGGACAAAATCATAGGATTCCCAACCAAGTTTGATGATTTGTGCATGTAACTGAAGACCAAATAAAACATCAGAGAGGTCAACAGAAGCCTTGAGAAGGAATGAGAAGGTGTAATTGTTAGGTAAGATGCCATTTTCTAACATTTGCTTATACAGAGATATAGCTTTAATAGGTTCTTGCTTCTCCGTAAAAGCTCTTACCATGGTGTTCCAAACAAAGGTAGTGGGATAGGGGAGATGGCGAAAGAGGAGATAGGCATGACTAAGATCGCCATGTTTGGAGATTGCACAGCAGGCTATGAGCTTTCCTGCTGCAAAAGGATCGAAAAGGGTTCCAGAGACAATTAGATGGGACTGAATTTGCTTGATATTTCTCATGGTTAGACATTGTTCCAAGAGGGAGAGTGTTCTCTTGCTTGATTTCAAATATATATTGTCACTCAGCACAACCTTGTAACTATCTCCACTAAAAACACCTCTCTTGTCACTCAGCTGTCCCATATCTCCTGTAAAATTCAAATGAAATACTTTATCTTTCTAAATTGAACAGAATCTTGCAAGATAAACCACcagttttgtttctttcttttcttttcttttcctaatttttaaGAGTTATACTTTTATGTCAATTTCAATTtattaaagatttaaaaaaagttTAAACACACAGAAATTAATTTACATCATTGAAACAGTCAGTTTTCTCAAATATTTTTGAAGTGCCACTGCAAGCAACTCTTCTATTTGATATGAATAAGACAATTAAATAACTCTTGTTCCACATAGATGACTTGAAGACATGACAACATTCTAGAAAACTTAAGAGGATATGTGGCTTTACAAAAtgggtaaagctgtttgtaaccaagtCGGTTACAAAAGATTTTGTAACCTCTTTTTTCTAACACTGCCTCTATCTTTTGTGCAAATTGGAATAAGGACAAGATGAGTAATTTCACTTTTGAGCTCAATTGATTCATGCAGCTTGACTTGGAGAAACGGCTCAACTTGAGCCAAAGCCACAAAAATCTCATCGACTTCTCCTACCCTTGGATTCTGTAACAATAGAAATGGTGTTCTTTCTCTGCTGCTCCAACTTCCTTCCTTCCCTCCCTCcgccctctctttctctctccctcacttCCCCAgtatctctctcactctctgaACACAAATAATGAGACAAAGTTGCAAGGACTCTATAGCTTTGTATGCAGGGTTGTGGCATCCTGCTCATCACAACTCAAGAGCAAACAAGAGACAACTCTGAGTTCCCTTCCATTAGAAAACCGTCAGATCAATGACATTGCCATATTCACTCCTCATATTTGGATAAATTTCCTGAGGACAGAGCACAAAACGATTGAGAATGGAAGGTAAGTGCGATCAGGGAAGCATGAAAGGTCAATGGCCGGCCCGCGAAGACGATGTTGGAACTGGGTTCCCATCGATATACTCACAGGGAAGTTAAAGTTTAGAGAAACACAGTAATCCAAGATACTGCAACCATAAATTCTTCTTATGGAAGCAGTCATTTACTACAGCCAGAATTTTGTCTCTGAAAGATGGATGGAATGGATAGGGGCATAGACGCTCTCATTGCCCTCCATGGTCTGCAATCCTTGTTAGAACAAAATCTTTGCCATGGATGGACTGTCTAAATCGCCTCTgaagtttttcttttatacGTCAAAGTAAAACGCACCAGATTCATGGATTCTTCTCAGAGGAAGATCCATCATTGTCCAAGAACTTGCCCTTCTCAGTTGCTTGGACGAAGGTGTGAATTGAAATTTTCAGTGCAACATCCAATTCATGCAATGCTTTTATTTgtcaatttttttcccattttgtacTGTACCTAGTCACCATGGGAAGAATGAGACAAAGTCTAGATGCTTAAACCGTCTATTGATTGTAATCCTGTACGAGGATCAAATCGGAAAGGGGAAGAGATCTGTCTAGAGTCTAGACATATGTGTAGAAGTTTGCGCGATTAATTTTCAAGTTGCAGAAACGATGAGTTCATCCGCATCAACAAGAAGAATCGCATTGGTATGCGGTATATACAGAATTGAGTGAGAAATGACGAGGAACTGAGCAAGAGGGGATGCTGCGGCCTGTGGGGAGTAGGGACTGGGGAGACAAAAAGAGATAGGGTTGGGGAGGAGTAGTCTCCACCAAGGCCAATCTCTGATTTTAATATTTACATTTTGTCGGACTATTTAATGGGAACATGAAGCCAGATTGACAAGGAAGACGAACTACGGAATGTTTTAGCACAATGAGATGCCGGTGGGTGGGGTGGAGGTTGAAAATTTGAAACGAAATGGAGGGTTATTTtggaaataaaattttccattttggaCTTCAGAACAAGTCGGCTCAAGCTTGACTGGGGAGAAACACTTAAAGTGAATTTACCACATTTATCCCTCCATACATATGAGTATAAGTAATGCTAAAGAGCAActaaagtaaggttacaaattctgtttgtaaccttcttggttacaaacagacgcaCCTGTACAAAATAGCCAAATATATAagttaaagaaagagaaaaaggaacacaaagaggaaatgaaaaacaaaagacaCAAATCAACCATGTCCTCCATTGCCAAacctaaagcttcaaccacgaTGTAACCCAAATAGAATCTTCAATTTGCATTAGACAAGTGGCCCAAGAAAAAGGGTTCATCATTCatagaaagccaaaaaaattaatttatttgGTAGGGCAAGAACAAATCACATGTTCAATTCATGACTAAGTtcttatttatgtattttctatAACTTCcagtaatttttgttttattaagaATTTTAACCTTCATTTTCTAATTATAAGCACACACTTGCAAAAACAGATACAGACGTAACAGACCTATCTATTTGTCATCATGTTCTTTCAGTAGAAGGAAAAGGTTTCATGAAAATCAAAATTCCATATGGTAAAGCCAAGAGATTCTGCAAGGAAAATCATGAAGTTATAATAGGTTATAATAAACCTCTGATATCATTTTTATTTGTCGAAAAACAAGCCATATGGCAATTgatattccttttctttttatgataGAGGACTTATCCAAAAGAAGGGGGGGTATGCAAACATTAGAATACATAAACTCTGTCTCGATGATGAAAGATTGGGTCtaataaaccctaaacctactGAATAGTGGGCCCAAATTAACTTCCAATGTTATCATTGAACTCCCAAGAGCAAATAACTACAGATGTTAAAGTAAACCAGAAATTCTAGAACTGATTATACTTCACCCAAGCTGAGACAGAAATCACAGGACTTGTTGGAGACTCATTATAGCACCAAATTGTGCATGATATAGTAAACTTCCAAGAAATGATGCCACCAAGTTGAAACTCAAAAGAATAAGTATATCCTCATCAACAGAGCACTAATTTAAGAAAGCCTGACTAAACCGGAAAACCACACATCCAAGCAGATAAAAGAACTAGCAGCATAAGTTAATAATAGAACAATCAATGGAGAGCCATAGGATTCTCAATTcctcaaaacccaaaatgaaaTAAACTTAAATACAATGCTCCCCCATTCCTGGCCCAagttcctttaaaaaaaaatcccatgaaCAACAGATTTTATTAAGAGAAAAGGAATAGGAAGTTAGGAGGAAATAGGGCACTAAAAATCCCTAtacaaccaaaagaaaaagggaggggggggggactgaGGAAAGGACTCAGATAACCAACCAGGTTGATGAAAAATCTTGCTAGTTCAAAGCTTGAACGAACAACCCGagcttcacaccacaaggtgtcaattggatcaaacaccaatcccaccagccttgatcaaacacaagacaaaaatcttcaatggagaagaagagcaacaaaaagcttttcataatatcaaaattcgtgttcaatacttgccccacTCCCctcccttacaaccttatataaaaggctcaaaaatagactcctacactgaaaaaggaaaggcctaacccaatccttaacctattaggtaacctaagttgactaggaaacttaaatactgaaggaaatagactcaaaacatggctggacttatagagtcctaatccagcctaacttaTTAATCACAtaaccacttaagttgtcacatgaacacttaaccaagtcacatgatcactaaagtgatcacatgaccactaattacataaaattaaaactaaggaatcccgtatgcaacctaattacccatattttaggcccataaaagtggcctattacattaaaaaaaaaccatgggatcaaaagcccaacatgtatataacccaacctcAGACTTATTCCTAGTGAAACAAGcctatttcggtgatgaatctgcatcacctagAGCCACTAGGACTAAAAGTAGCAGTCTAGAACAGTACTAATCAATCAGGAAATTGTAGATCTGAGAACAGAATTTCAGAGAACGATATGACAGAAACTAATGTATGAAATTCGAGCTAAAACAAGACAATACTTTATTGGTATTGTAAGACCACAAACAAAAAGATAGGTGAAAACGCATGCATAAGAAACTGAATAGATCTGACCTGTATGGAATAGGATAGGTAGAACAGAAAAATAGAATATATGCAAGGAATTCATCAGAGCCTTACTTGGAATCCACCAAGCTCACCTGAGAACCCACAGCCATTTTCTGAAAAACCTGAACTGTATTACTTCTAAAATTGATGGAGAGGCAATAGGCCCTTGCATGCATTTATAGTGTTTGCTAACCTAAGAAAGCATAGGGACTGTTTACAAATGACCtcatccaaaagaaaataataataataataatcaaaggGCTGAAACACACCCAATGACCAGCCTGAAGTAACCCATCCCACTAAGATTACCACTAGGAACTAGGATAGTCTGGAATTCTAACATCTTACCTAATCCAGGTAAGataatattaagaaaaaaacgtaacataaaaataaaaactaagacCCCACCCATAATCCTACTCAACTAATCTCATAATCCTAGCTCtacctattttaggcccattacaataaaAACCCTTGGACTAAAGGCCAACACATATGCAACCCAACTCAAGGCTTATTTCTACTAAAATAAGCTCATCTttgtgatttatctgcatccATTTCTGATGGTTTACCATTGCTTCACATttccaatccccccccccccttcttcttcttcttcttcttctgcttcttcttcaatcttttcCGATGTTCCATACCCATAGGGACTGCAACATGCACCAAATCCAGTGTTTAAACATTAATTTGAATCAAGTAACACACTATACCCAATCATGTATTATCACGAATCACCTCTTGTGCAAAACCAAAAGTCTTAAAAGGTTCATATATGAGGAGAAAATGAAAAGTTGTATCCATCTCAATTCATCAGCAACTCAGTTTCTATTCCCATGATAACCatcgatatatatatatatatatgaatgcaaggcaaaaacaaaatatatgacATAATAACAGGGTAAAGAATGAAAGGCAGCATTCGTACGTAAATGTATTTGAGCAAGGACACCAATGACCCATGAGAAGGGGGGGGGATTccagaagagaaaaagaaaatagcatttcaaaactgaaaatgagagaggaaaacacccaaaatggttAACATGGTACCGATTAACTCtcttgaagataaaagaagtagaaaagagaggaaaagaaagaaaataaataaaaagagaaaccCAATTCTGCCATAATGACAGAATTCTAATGTTTCAGTTACCACTTTCAgtctaaaaatcaaagaaaccaTAATGACAGAATTCTCCAACCAATATACAAGAACGAGAAACACGGCTCTATTCAATTCAAGAAGCTCACCTTCCTCAGTTTGCGGAGTAGGATCAAACTGAGAATGATCAAATGTCGGGCGCTCCAAGAGATCCGCACCCCCTTTCGACCATCCAAACCTCGCTTTCGTAGACATTGAAGCCATTCCATTGCCAATGGCTTTGTTCCAAGAAAGAGATATCAAACTTATGAGATtcgaagatggagaagaagagaatttgGAAAGATAAAACGCAGTTGGTCTGCTACTAATTGCAGCAGCCATCTCCATGCGAGAGTGAGAGAACACGCTCACAGATCAAAGTGAAATGAGATTATTCTGTCCagaggaaaggagaggagagaagaatgGTTTGTTCAAAGCTTCAGAAGCGGTTCGGACTGGGACAGAGTCACTGATAGCTTGTTCTGTAGTTTCGCGGTGAAACACATCTTCATTTCTGTTGCAGTTATGTAGTCGGCTTTTCTTTAGTTTTGAGTTGGGGTTTGTCCTCTTAAACCCTGTTTGTGCTTTGGACagttttttcccataaaaaataggcccaaaaaatatgatttttttaatttttttggaaaggGTTTTGTCACTTTTGTGCACGATCGTGCGCATCCACAAAGCCATTGGATGGGGATGAGTGTATACGGTGCACCATGTATGACCTTGCATATAATCTTTTGccttttttatgaaaagaagaaggggaagtgGTTCATGCACGGTTGAACATCCGGATCCAACAGTTCTTTAAATAGCAGGGATTTGGTCATTTCGACACCCTATTGTACGCTTCCATCCCAAACCTTGCAGTAATgggagtctcgtgcactgggtacgtatttttttattattttcattccatgtcttctttttttttggcgggGGTAAAGACCATCCCATATCTTGTGCGGGAATATACACAGTGCACGACCGTGCATAAAACCTTTGgccaaagaagattgaagcacTAACTACATATGGAAAGGATATATGTCCTCACATTTTCACTACTTCAAAGTTTCATTGATTGTTTTTTGCATGTTTTGCTAAGATAAAAGCAAGTCCCACAACATCATTGTCACATGGTTTAAAATGGGGGCGATGTTTTCTGTGTCGCAGCAGAGGctacacccaggcacatggggtgggtgcaatgaccaccctgcccccctgagtggcaagcccatgtgcttgggcgcagcctgcgctacggcacagagaacattatCCCAAAATTAAAACGCTCAAAGTTATTACAATCCGTGTAAATATCAAACAGAATTCACAGATCATTGGAAGACTCAATACAGGTAAGGCATGAGTTTTGAGAGAATCAATAGGGAAGAAAGGCTTGGAGTCACAACTTAAAGTATTGGAAGCACAAGGACTTAAATAAAGATCATTAATCTAGGAAGTGATCATTTTCAAAATACTAATAGGAATTGGCTTTTCCCCTTTAAATAGAATTTGATTGCAATGCAACTAGATAGAGTAGAGAGATAGCTTGCACATAGAAAAACCATTGCAACTCAAAGAGTGAAAGGCCCACAATTAAAAATAGAGATACATAAAGCCTCATAATGGAATCTCTTTTAAGGAGCTCATTAATCCTTAATCCAAGGACCCTTGCAACCCAAATCCTTTTTCAGAAATCGCAAGAGCAAAATAGTCTCATATTTACAAAAGATATAAATCATCATTAATTCACCCAATCTACCAACTTAGATTTGTAAGGTATCCTGTCAAGTATAATCCTCcacaagaaaattttgaattttggctGAAGATTTAACTTCCACATGAACCTCCACCATTTAGTAATAGGCAAATTAATCCAAGATACATAAGACATACCTAAAGATCATTTGTTAAATGAGTTCACCATCTTACTAGAAAGGTGTCCCGAAGTGAACAAGATCAGCTATCATGCGTGAGGTTAGACGGCAATGATATTTTTAAAATGGCAGATACACAATATGAAGGTAGAAGATTGGTCTGAGGTTTATTGGTTTTTAACCAGTTGAAGGAGATTATAATAGACATACATTTCCTCTCCTATGGACACCAGAGTTACTCTAGTGGTTTGCGCCTATCCTGTCGTTGGCAGGCCCTAGGATTGTTGTCTCGGTTTTGAAATGCCCCCTCCCCAACTACACAAGTAGTGCATGCTACCACTATGCTCCTCCCCccaacccacccacccacccacccatcTAGGGTCCGTATTACTCCCCTTATTAGACGAGGTCAAAATTACCCCCCCCCAATAATGATGTCTATCACACTATTGTGATGATGACTTGCGATGAAGGGGTTCTCTTTTGccgtgggtgaagagaaactttgttgttttttattattaaagtGATTGAGGCGATAGAAGAGATAGAGAAAATAGGCTGCCAGCAGATAAAATTCCAGCCAAGGTAGATCTCAACGACCACATGAATCAAAACAAACAATTGAATTGGGGTCAAGGAATACCTAGAACTCACTGATGGTGAGcgcctccaaaggaatgcaacatgCAGTGATGATCCTTGTTAAGTGTTCCTTTTCTAATAGCCACAACCAAAAGCTTGTGCTAAGTAGAAGagactctctctttctccccaaTCTTGTAAAAGAACACATCTCTCTCCACAAATAATTCTTGTAGATGTAGAGactatcttttctttttccaatgcTTGAATGTAAAGAGATATTATCTGCAAAAATTCACTACATGAATGTAATGAGACATTCTCTACCACACCCAGTTACTTGAAAGTTGAATAGATATTCACTACTACTTCCACTTTCTTGAAAGTTGAAGAGGCATTCTCTACCACGTACTTGTAGGTATATGGGAAAATATACTCTGGGGTGCCCCTTCTTTCTGATGAAGAATGAGAGGGACAAagggttcctttttttttttttttttgggagggggggtggTGGGAGTCGTCACCTAGATAAAGGCATAGGACTCATAAAGGTCTTCCccttttagggaaaaagaattgaCTCTAATAGATTAGGCAAAAGTCCGTCTAAATCTCTAGGTAGGTTTAAGGTTACGGGTTGGAAAGGTATTGTTGGGCACCTAGTCTACCCGCTTGGGGGCCGGTCTCTTTCTATTTAGATCATTCCTAATCTTAGTAGCATATATAGTGAAAGAAATAAATCTAACATACTCTAGGTATATAAGAATGCATGTTAATTATTGTCAGCATGATACAAGTTATCATTATATATTGCATGAAAGGGGGGATATATACATAGGGGAGACCAAATTTGAACATAACTTTCAAGCTGCCTACATACCCTTACTAGGGATCAAGTCATAACGTTGTAGTTCCTACGGCCAATCTTTCTAGTTCCCTTGCATCAGTCAAGAGCACAAATTAGCATTGTCCATCCACACCTCTATCTTCTTGAATCCTCATTGCCACGATTTGGTACAAACCCTACATGACAATTCTAGTCTTTGATGCGGACCAACACGCTTCTTGATACactaaaacttaaaaaagaCATAGTAGAACTtggaataaaatagaaaaacaacaaaacatCCACTAAAATGAGATGACACAAATAATGACTGGATAATCTCCAGATGGCACAGCTTGGTTGTCAGATAGGGACATGAAAATATTGGCCTGCATCAAATGAGTTGGAATTTTGAGTATAAAATTTGAACGGGAAATCAAGATTGTGCCTTCTGCATCAAATGAGTCGGAATTTTAACATCATCTTGGCACATGACATAAAACTAAATAGAGTATCAAGAGAGCCTTTTTTTAATAGGAtcattttttggcattttacccTAACAGtaataagggcaagagatcattgcttCGTTGTATAGCCCCTGTACCAGCTTGGGGGCCAATGAGGGCATGCACATGGTTATCAaaatggatgggattttttatttcagaagGAGTTTTGCAATAATTCCGCGCGTTATGTGTCCAGTCGCAAGAGCCATGCGATCAAGCTTTCCCCGAACACTGCTTGGTCGTGACCCTTATGACCAGACACATGggtggcaaaatgaccaccccgtcCCCTATATTGGATGTTTGGGCGTGCGCTCCCATTGTCCCGTGCTAGCACATGGGGCCACGCAAtcaagtaacaaaaaaaaaatttgaaataagtTACTATGCTTTAAACCCATCCTGGCCCAAAATCTGAAGTAGTGCCCAAGAAAGACTTTTATTTCCGGGCCAGCCCAACTATTCCTTGCCTCTTTGTACTGAGACCAGTCCAGCTCGGTCAATTGCTTCTCCTACATGAAAGGCGCAATGGTCAACCTTACTAGATCGAAAGTTAGTTATATTTTCCTATCTTTAGACAGTTTTAGGAAAGGATTGCCTCTTACAATTTAGAAAAGAGTTTGATGATAATAACCTCTTCAACTGTACGTTCTCAATTCTCCTTTTCCACCTTATAAATCACCTTTCTCCTCTTCTGCTTTCTTTCTCATTAGAAGGTTTTGAGCTCAAGAAATCATTCACTTTACAAGGTAAAACTCGCTCTCTCGCTCGATCTCTCTAGTGTTCTTGAT is a window encoding:
- the LOC122663732 gene encoding pentatricopeptide repeat-containing protein At5g66520-like, producing MEMAAAISSRPTAFYLSKFSSSPSSNLISLISLSWNKAIGNGMASMSTKARFGWSKGGADLLERPTFDHSQFDPTPQTEEGDMGQLSDKRGVFSGDSYKVVLSDNIYLKSSKRTLSLLEQCLTMRNIKQIQSHLIVSGTLFDPFAAGKLIACCAISKHGDLSHAYLLFRHLPYPTTFVWNTMVRAFTEKQEPIKAISLYKQMLENGILPNNYTFSFLLKASVDLSDVLFGLQLHAQIIKLGWESYDFVQNGLIHLYATCNCVALARKLFDMSLNLDVISWTTMINGYAKSGELEVARRLFIEMPERNAVSWSALISGYAQVGMFIEALELFNEMQLSGFQPNHAGIVGALLACAFLGALDQGRWIHTYVNRNAMELDTILGTSLIDMFAKCGCIDTALQVFNEMPERDVFAFTSMISGLANHGQSASAIMLFGKMQKEGIKPNEVTFICLLSACSRMGLVEEGMRFFKSMSTTYGIDPGVEHYGCLVDLLGRAGLLEEADRVVRDMPMEPDSYVLGALLNACRMHGDVELGKEIVESLSRRSLDHGGVHVLLSNMYASANQWEDVAKVRKGMEEKKVRKVPGCSLIEVDGVIREFVVGDRSHFLIKELIFLLLGMDKQLKSFGLDDDFISIEQCP